A genomic window from Quercus lobata isolate SW786 chromosome 10, ValleyOak3.0 Primary Assembly, whole genome shotgun sequence includes:
- the LOC115964918 gene encoding agamous-like MADS-box protein AGL81, translating to MEGEQEQYESQNSLNMETEQEPHEPQNNQRAREISYKKRNPTVMRKANELSQLCNISVCVISYGPDGNVYTWPESREDVVEILNNYKNHSGIHKKWPFSIRENNNNNKEGEGEEDVDEESEEHEERNKVEEFGNELKKWKNWLREENEEASLKRGFNMLKSNLCAMKNRLKFLQNRKRKRSNDNNNNNTTDTPNDDSNSFEVGSGSSCTSTTRARIVHDFDLNEEICVDNSGDNDEHQNVGSMDVSTPLEVEPISMWPMITP from the coding sequence ATGGAGGGTGAGCAAGAACAATATGAATCACAAAACTCTCTCAATATGGAGACTGAGCAAGAACCACACGaaccacaaaacaatcaaaGAGCCAGAGAAATATCATACAAGAAGAGAAACCCAACTGTGATGAGAAAAGCCAATGAACTTTCTCAATTGTGCAACATCTCAGTTTGTGTGATTTCTTATGGGCCTGATGGGAATGTCTACACGTGGCCTGAAAGTCGAGAAGATGTGGTAGAAATACTCAACAATTACAAAAACCACAGTGGAATACATAAAAAATGGCCTTTCAGTATCAGggaaaacaataataataataaagaaggagaaggagaagaagatgttgATGAAGAATCCGAAGAACATGAGGAAAGGAACAAGGTAGAAGAATTTGGTAATGAactgaaaaagtggaagaatTGGCTTCGCGAAGAAAATGAAGAGGCCTCACTGAAGAGAGGTTTTAATATGTTGAAATCTAACCTTTGTGCTATGAAAAACAGGTTGAAATTTCTTCAGAATAGGAAGAGGAAGCGAAgcaatgataataataataacaatactACGGACACACCCAATGATGACAGTAATAGTTTTGAGGTGGGAAGTGGTAGTAGTTGTACAAGTACAACTAGAGCTAGAATTGTtcatgattttgatttgaatgAAGAGATTTGTGTTGATAATAGTGGTGATAACGATGAGCATCAGAATGTTGGTTCAATGGACGTGAGTACACCTCTAGAAGTTGAGCCCATCTCGATGTGGCCAATGATCACGCCATAG
- the LOC115963676 gene encoding 3beta-hydroxysteroid-dehydrogenase/decarboxylase gives MEERLTELTPKTCVVLGGRGFLGKSLVHRLLRLGKWIVRVADSAHSLQLDSSSESDSLLSQAVASARASYHQVDLRDFSQIVRAIEGSSVVFYMDFGDLQRDDICNCYLIMVQGAKNVINACRECKVRRLIYNSSADVVFDGLHDINNGDETLRYPWKYMDSTSDFRAQAEALVLFANDIDGLLTCALRPSNVFGPGDTQLVSFFVNLAKSGWAKFIIGSGENMSDFTYAENVTHAHICAEEALDFQMASVAGKAFFITNLEPMKFWEFVSLILENLGYPRPSIKVPSRMAWYILLLVKWMHEKLGFRNYNHSVSAHYVQLASRSRTFNCTAAQKHIGYSPVVSLEEGVTLTIESLSHLTKESCHEKYIDCNEQSKVEKLLGSGEVADILLWRDEKKTFTYFLALFLLFHWFFLSGRTFISSTATILLLISVILFGFGIISSKIAGFTFQRMSSSCFEISETAVKDSITTLACLWNKGVRHLQALAHGEDWSNFLKVAASLYFLKFLSQSLSVVIGIALVYAFTAFFVYEQYESEIDGFAKVLFNSIKESMELLARNLPATASSFLRNYDRFHGNKETAVVKHQR, from the exons ATGGAGGAGCGGTTAACGGAGCTGACCCCTAAGACGTGCGTGGTGCTTGGCGGACGAGGCTTCCTAGGGAAATCGCTGGTTCACAGGCTCTTGCGACTCGGCAAGTGGATCGTCCGAGTCGCCGATTCCGCTCACTCTCTCCAACTCGACTCTTCTTCCGAGTCCGACTCGCTCCTCTCCCAAGCTGTCGCCTCCGCTCGCGCTTCCTATCACCAAGTCGACCTTCGCGATTTCTCTCAAATCGTCCGAG CAATTGAAGGTTCCTCTGTTGTGTTCTATATGGATTTTGGTGACTTACAAAGAGATGATATATGCAATTGCTACTTGATTATGGTTCAAG GTGCAAAAAATGTCATTAATGCTTGCCGAGAGTGCAAAGTTAGAAGACTAATATACAACAGTTCTGCAGATGTAGTATTTGATGGTTTACATGATATAAATAATGGAGATGAAACCTTAAGATACCCTTGGAAA TATATGGACAGTACGAGTGACTTCAGGGCTCAAGCAGAAGCACTGGTCCTATTTGCCAACGACATTGATGGCCTCCTAACATGTGCACTTCGCCCTAGCAACGTCTTTGGACCTGGAGATACACAACTTGTGTCATTTTTTGTTAATCTAGCAAAATCTGGTTGGGCAAAG TTTATTATAGGGAGTGGTGAAAACATGTCCGACTTCACTTATGCTGAGAATGTTACTCATGCTCATATATGTGCTGAAGAAGCTTTAGATTTTCAAATGGCCTCTGTGGCTGGAAAG GCATTTTTCATCACCAATCTTGAGCCTATGAAGTTCTGGGAATTTGTATCTCTTATATTGGAAAACTTGGGATATCCAAG ACCATCTATAAAAGTTCCTTCGAGGATGGCTTGGTATATTCTCTTGCTTGTTAAATGGATGCATGAAAAATTGGGCTTCAGAAATTACAACCATTCTGTGTCAGCTCATTATGTTCAATTAGCCTCACGTTCTAGAACTTTCAACTGCACTGCGGCTCAAAAACATATTGGATACTCACCGGTAGTCTCACTGGAa GAAGGTGTCACATTAACCATTGAATCATTGTCCCATTTAACCAAAGAGTCGTGCCATGAGAAATACATTGACTGCAATGAACAATCAAAAGTGGAAAAGCTGCTAGGCAGTGGGGAAG TTGCAGACATTTTGCTGTGGAGAGACGAGAAGAAAACATTTACATATTTCCTTGCTCTTTTTCTGTTGTTTCACTGGTTTTTTCTTTCTGGGAGAACTTTCATCTCATCTACGGCCACGATTCTGCTGCTGATTAGTGTTATCCTTTTTGGATTTGGCATTATATCATCAAAGAT TGCTGGTTTCACTTTTCAGAGAATGTCTTCCTCTTGTTTTGAGATCTCAGAAACTGCAGTGAAAGATTCAATTACAACCCTAGCATGTCTGTGGAACAAGGGGGTTCGACATTTACAAGCACTGGCCCATGGAGAGGATTGGAGTAATTTCTTAAAG GTAGCAGCTTCTCTCTATTTTCTGAAGTTTCTATCACAATCCTTGAGCGTGGTTATAGGCATAG CACTGGTTTATGCATTCACTGCATTCTTTGTTTATGAGCAATATGAATCAGAAATTGATGGATTTGCAAAGGTTCTCTTCAACAGTATAAAAGAATCAATGGAATTGTTGGCCAGGAATTTACCTGCAACTGCATCATCATTTCTTCGCAACTATGACAGATTTCATGGTAATAAAGAGACTGCAGTGGTGAAGCATCAGAGATAG